The sequence TCACCCAATGCCAATGTCACGGTCGTCGATGAAGTCGGCGCCAAATTCAAAGGATCGGCCTCACGCGAAATGGAAATATCCAGCACTACATCAGCGATCCTTGCCAACGGAGAATCCAGTTGCCCTGTCATTGCCAGAACATGGACCCCTGAGTTCTTTGCCATCTGGGCAATCGCACAAACTTCACCAGTCGCACCAGAGTTTGAGATAGCAATAAGGACATCGCCTTCGACAAGCACCCCTGAATCCCCGTGAAGGGAATCTGCAGCGTGCAGGAAGAAGGAGGGTGTCCCAGTACTCGAAAATGTGGCCGCGATCTTGGCACCGACGAGTCCAGATTTTCCTAAACCGGTGACTACGACACGACCTTGGCAAAGGAGAAGAGGCGCCAAAGATCGCTCGACCTGAACATCCAACCGAGACAGAAGTCCCTTCAACTCTGATATCTCAGACTGCACAGCAGAACGAGCCGCGGCCGCGGCCCGCTCGGCTTGCGCCTGATCTACGCGAGAGTCCAACGATTTCACCATATTAGGCTCCTGTAATCGATTACATATTCGATTTCTGAACCATAAAGGCAGTCATATCCCCTGTCAACACCAGAAGGTAACGATTTGGCAACATTAATTCAGATGAGGGACAGCCCGGTCAATAAGCCCCGAATGGTCCCTCTTCCCGAATCTATCGTCGGCCGGAACGTGCTCTACATACCCAAGGTCATCGGTGACTCCATGATCGATGGCGGAGCCACGGTCATGACTTTCTCAAAGAAGGATGGGCACATCTGGCTGCTACCAGCCAATGATTCCTATGCCTAAATCACCGGTGACGCTTGTGAGATGTTGGGCAAGGTCACTGCGGTTCCGCGGAGTGCCCAATAGAAGTTGGTCGAATCTAGGGTAGTTAAACTCCATTTGTGTCAAAAAGGATTTCGCACATCGAACAGGAACTGTCGTGGGCATCCAGCCCAGCGGTGCGCAAGTCGATGCTAGGTAATAAGAGTAGGGACACTAAACCCGAACTCGTCGTCCGTCGACATTTGCACGCGGCCGGCCTGCGTTATCGCGTCCACGCAAGGCCCATCAAAACCTGGAATAGAAGAGCCGACATCGTCTTCTCTCGCGCTAAGACAGCAATATTTATTAACGGTTGCTATTGGCACGGCTACCCTAAGCACTACGTGGAACCCAAAACAAATACGGATTACTGGTCACATAAAATCGAAAGGAACAAGGAGCGGGACGCCGAAACATTTAGGCGGCTAAGGAATGAAAAGTGGTTGGTAATTCCCGTCTGGGAGCACGAAAACTTAGTTGCGAGAGCCGAAAAAATAGCGATTAGAGTCCGTAAACGCATTAATCACTTGGACCAAAATGGCTCATCCAAATTCTAATTTATCTCCTTGCCGCCGACCAATGCAGTAAAGGTCGGGGCAGATATAAGGGTAAGGGCTTTCAATTCTGCGATTAAATCGTCAAAGCCGGGTTCGTTAGCGATAACGACTCTTTCGAGATTGGTAACGTCTCCTTTCTCGATTTTCTTTTGGACACCGTCTGCTTCATGCGAATGCAAGGTTACGAGGAAAGAACGTGAGCGCCTGTAGACGGCTCGTAGTGCAAATGATTCTAGGTCCGCTTGTTTATAACGTTCCCGCAAACTGGTTTTTGCCGAAATGACAATCGGACCAAATTCCTCGGAATATAGGAGAAGATCGAATTTGGCATTGGGCACAAATTGAACCTCAGCGCCCATGTAGAAAGGAACAATTCCTTCCTTGATCAATACGCAGGCTAGGACCAGTTCAAAAAATTGACCGTTCAGACTTGACGAGTAGTGGGACTCTTCAACTTTCTTCCAAGTCATGTCCATGTATTTTGAGGCACTCTCATAATTGATGTCTGCAAGGGAAGGCTGGATCTCTAGAAGCGCTTTGCCGGCTTCCGATGAGTGATTCCGTTTGAGAACTCCATGCTCGACTAGGTAATCAGCAATAGGCGATTCAGTCACTTTTACCTTCCAAAGCTATCGAGATGCTCGATCATAGACTTGGCAACGGCTTCCACAACAGGTACTGCCACGGAATTACCGAACTGACGATACATCTGGGTCCTCGAAACCGGCACCTTGAAGGATTTGGGAAATCCCATAATCGCCTTACATTCGGCTTCTGAAAGAAGTCGAAGCCCTGTCGGACCGTCCTGGACGAAGGTGCCCGTAAGTCTCTGTATCTTGTGATAAGTCGCAACGAGAGTTTTGACCTGGATCTCACTTTCGGTGGTTACTATTTCGGGTCGGCCATCATCGACTTTATTCATGTAAACCTTCTGCAAATGCTTTGAGATTGACAAATCATCACGACCCGTCTCAATAAACTTCCCAATCCCAACTTTTCCTTTTCTCGGACTTGGATATAGAAATTCCGCCGACTTCACTTTCTTACGATTAA comes from Candidatus Paceibacterota bacterium and encodes:
- a CDS encoding SIS domain-containing protein translates to MVKSLDSRVDQAQAERAAAAARSAVQSEISELKGLLSRLDVQVERSLAPLLLCQGRVVVTGLGKSGLVGAKIAATFSSTGTPSFFLHAADSLHGDSGVLVEGDVLIAISNSGATGEVCAIAQMAKNSGVHVLAMTGQLDSPLARIADVVLDISISREADPLNLAPTSSTTVTLALGDALASALMAARNFTPEDFARRHPSGALGKQLSSPETSSEKM
- a CDS encoding very short patch repair endonuclease, whose translation is MSKRISHIEQELSWASSPAVRKSMLGNKSRDTKPELVVRRHLHAAGLRYRVHARPIKTWNRRADIVFSRAKTAIFINGCYWHGYPKHYVEPKTNTDYWSHKIERNKERDAETFRRLRNEKWLVIPVWEHENLVARAEKIAIRVRKRINHLDQNGSSKF